One window from the genome of Crassostrea angulata isolate pt1a10 chromosome 2, ASM2561291v2, whole genome shotgun sequence encodes:
- the LOC128172937 gene encoding myb-like protein X gives MESLQNLIVEKIREKFSNMAEEKKIKEEPKEEEMTEIEPAKKFGFSASEEKEEKPAFLLKPPRNEGGETYLDILKREKQEDKEFYKMIVIQEKRRLDKNPHLVTGTFGPGTGTKSLYSKIQDLLKDYYYPENEFNRLKLDVILAEKIKEEAEAELQQKRDVEMELQITKEELQKVIKENEKATKKIHDLKEEVGEQEKEIEEQEKENDEQDKEIDKLEEEVEKLKEKIHKLEKVPPLYFSEEEYKRLKTFNWILENELERADMKNTALEEKLTEKENELQELKDNLQENREIMKRMECEMETWIDFDYVQKSKEMEKKLAEKEKELQQKNDMITRMEADLFTWMDNDAKRIQDKEKVLDKKMTEKEKELQEYKQHVKEMENINQKMKEEVQKATPLYDTSEAATFIREIQQKADEQIQKAKEKLALMEAEVDALKLDNKENVKIFGEILDQILPHIKDMTETFNEAEEWVKAAATGQEREAWSIYVEPKIATEEKFKSLKALFTEHCKKFCFVRNGRTHNISGEIQLKKPLNIKELNKLLGPNIYLNGGPKEQATEKWSMAAKFNENDYFSIFFTDQALKGGETSCEISK, from the coding sequence ATGGAAAGCCTTCAGAACCTTATCGTGGAAAAAATCAGAGAGAAATTCAGCAACATGGCAGaggaaaagaaaatcaaagaagaaccaaaagaagaagaaatgaCTGAGATTGAGCCAGCCAAGAAGTTTGGATTCTCAGCCTCCgaggaaaaagaagaaaaaccaGCATTTCTTCTAAAGCCTCCCAGAAATGAAGGCGGAGAAACTTACTTAGACATACTGAAAAGAGAAAAGCAGGAAGACAAGGAGTTCTACAAAATGATCGTCATCCAAGAAAAAAGAAGACTGGATAAGAACCCTCACTTAGTGACAGGAACCTTTGGACCCGGAACGGGCACAAAATCCCTCTACAGCAAAATACAAGACCTGCTCAAGGATTACTATTACCCAGAAAACGAGTTCAACAGGCTGAAATTGGACGTCATTCTAGCAGAAAAAATAAAGGAAGAGGCTGAAGCAGAACTACAACAGAAAAGAGACGTGGAAATGGAACTGCAGATCACCAAAGAAGAACTACAAAAGGtcatcaaagaaaatgaaaaagcCACTAAGAAAATTCATGATTTGAAAGAAGAAGTCGGAGagcaagaaaaagaaattgaagagcaagaaaaagaaaatgacgaACAGGATAAAGAAATAGACAAACTGGAAGAAGAAGTCGaaaaactgaaagaaaaaatccacaaaCTAGAAAAAGTTCCTCCCCTATACTTCTCCGAGGAAGAGTACAAAAGACTAAAAACCTTCAATTGGATACTAGAAAACGAGCTAGAGAGAGCAGATATGAAAAATACTGCACTGGAAGAAAAACTGactgaaaaagaaaacgaaCTGCAGGAATTGAAGGACAATCTCCAAgaaaacagagaaataatgaaACGCATGGAATGCGAAATGGAAACTTGGATCGACTTCGATTACGTACAAAAATCAAAGGAAATGGAGAAAAAACtggctgaaaaagaaaaagaactcCAACAAAAGAATGACATGATAACTCGCATGGAAGCCGATTTGTTCACTTGGATGGACAACGATGCTAAAAGAATCCAAGATAAAGAAAAAGTCCTGGAtaaaaaaatgacagaaaaagaaaaagagctCCAAGAATACAAACAACATGTCaaagaaatggaaaatatcaacCAGAAAATGAAAGAAGAAGTACAGAAAGCCACTCCCTTATACGATACCTCAGAAGCCGCAACTTTCATCAGAGAAATTCAACAGAAAGCTGATGAACAAATCCAAAAAGCTAAAGAAAAATTGGCCCTCATGGAAGCAGAAGTCGACGCACTCAAGCTAGACAACAAAGAAAACGTCAAAATATTCGGAGAAATACTGGACCAAATTCTCCCCCACATCAAGGATATGACAGAAACTTTCAACGAAGCCGAAGAATGGGTGAAAGCAGCAGCCACAGGACAAGAAAGAGAAGCATGGAGCATTTATGTCGAACCCAAAATCGCCACggaagaaaaattcaaaagtcTCAAGGCACTCTTCACCGAACATTGCAAAAAATTCTGCTTCGTCAGAAACGGAAGAACCCACAATATCAGCGGGGAAATTCAGCTGAAAAAACCACTCAACATCAAAGAACTCAACAAACTCCTGGGACCAAACATCTATCTGAACGGAGGACCGAAGGAACAAGCCACTGAAAAATGGTCCATGGCCGCGAAGTTCAACGAAAATGATTATTTCTCGATCTTCTTCACGGATCAAGCCCTCAAAGGCGGAGAAACATCATGTGAAATCAGCAAATAA